A genomic stretch from Argonema galeatum A003/A1 includes:
- a CDS encoding Rpn family recombination-promoting nuclease/putative transposase, producing the protein MIFINPKTDFAFKKIFGSEQSKDILISFLNAILYDGNPTIEDLEILNPYLAPKIRGIKDTYLDVKAKITGDKTVIIEMQVLNIEGFEKRILYNAAKAYSIQLDSGEDYTLLNPVIALTITDFEMFPNLDKVISRFVLKEQDYLVDYLIYDIELVFVELPKFNKELDDLETLTDKWIYFLKSARSLQTVPETMGEVPEIHKAFEIANQANLNREELEDLQKREIFIQDQRNAVKKAVKQNAAEIAKRLFDIGLNEETISQTTGLSLEEVQSLKPGN; encoded by the coding sequence AAAACAGATTTTGCCTTCAAGAAAATTTTTGGTTCCGAACAAAGCAAAGATATCCTGATCAGTTTCTTAAACGCCATTCTTTATGATGGCAATCCCACTATCGAAGATTTAGAAATCCTCAATCCTTATTTAGCACCTAAGATCAGAGGAATCAAAGATACTTACCTGGATGTCAAAGCTAAAATCACTGGTGATAAAACCGTGATTATCGAGATGCAAGTTTTAAATATTGAAGGTTTTGAGAAGCGAATTTTATATAATGCTGCGAAAGCATATTCGATTCAATTGGATTCAGGGGAAGATTATACCCTGTTGAATCCAGTGATTGCCTTAACAATAACAGATTTTGAAATGTTTCCCAATTTGGATAAAGTAATTTCGCGCTTTGTCCTGAAAGAACAAGATTACCTAGTTGATTATCTGATTTATGATATTGAATTAGTGTTTGTGGAATTACCCAAATTTAACAAAGAACTAGATGATTTAGAGACACTTACGGATAAGTGGATCTATTTTCTCAAAAGTGCTAGAAGTTTGCAAACAGTACCGGAAACGATGGGGGAAGTGCCGGAAATTCATAAGGCTTTTGAAATTGCCAATCAAGCTAACTTGAATCGTGAAGAATTGGAAGATTTACAAAAGCGGGAAATCTTTATTCAAGATCAGCGTAATGCAGTAAAAAAGGCCGTGAAACAAAATGCTGCTGAAATCGCCAAGCGACTTTTTGATATAGGATTAAACGAAGAAACTATTAGTCAAACAACTGGACTTAGCTTGGAAGAAGTGCAAAGTTTGAAGCCGGGTAACTAA